From Haliotis asinina isolate JCU_RB_2024 unplaced genomic scaffold, JCU_Hal_asi_v2 scaffold_135, whole genome shotgun sequence, a single genomic window includes:
- the LOC137271472 gene encoding uncharacterized protein, which translates to MVTSVSVESGGRVPPSEVIMSSEGAVPSDFVTNPLNIAAISSDDVAIKSVGVTIPSTDVASPSDDVAIPSDDVASLYVDVAIPSGDVAIPSDDVAIPSDDVAGPSDDVVSTSDVDATITVVPLKLLVDPPNKVVPVPTDHVVISSTYDVGDTVV; encoded by the coding sequence ATGGTTACATCAGTTTCTGTTGAATCTGGTGGACGTGTCCCTCCATCTGAAGTCATCATGTCATCTGAGGGAGCAGTTCCATCTGATTTTGTCACCAATCCACTTAACATTGCCGCTATTTCTTCTGATGATGTCGCTATAAAATCTGTTGGTGTTACTATTCCATCAACTGATGTTGCCAGTCCATCGGATGATGTAGCTATTCCATCTGATGATGTAGCCAGTCTATATGTTGATGTTGCCATTCCATCTGGTGATGTTGCCATTCCATCTGATGATGTAGCCATTCCCTCTGATGATGTTGCCGGTCCATCTGATGATGTTGTCAGTACATCTGACGTTGATGCAACTATTACCGTTGTTCCACTCAAACTCCTTGTAGATCCACCAAACAAAGTGGTTCCTGTTCCAACAGACCATGTCGTTATATCGTCAACGTATGATGTAGGTGACACAGTTGTTTGA